A single genomic interval of Verrucomicrobiota bacterium harbors:
- a CDS encoding methyltransferase domain-containing protein: MGPQTSAMSESTPYLHGFDSAEQDRLWQQARFLAPYVFERVRLNGVRRLLEVGCGTGAQTELLLERYPELKITAIDREPAQLNRARPYFSARPAFHTRVEFVQMDAGHLEFPDQHFDGAWFIWVLEHVADPLAMLRETRRVLAPGGTVILTEVWNSGLFIHPTQPHLQAYWKAYNTLQEEIGGDPCVGVKLGHLLLQAGFSDIQVEPRPLLFDARHPASRTAIFQYWRDLLLSASRPLLERKLVSQTTVEALHQEFDFLARIDDSVFFYAFMQAHARA; this comes from the coding sequence ATGGGTCCCCAAACCAGTGCGATGAGCGAGTCCACGCCGTATCTCCACGGATTCGATTCCGCCGAACAAGACCGGCTCTGGCAGCAAGCGCGATTTCTGGCTCCTTATGTCTTCGAACGCGTCCGCTTGAACGGCGTGCGCAGACTGCTCGAAGTCGGTTGCGGCACCGGCGCCCAGACCGAACTCCTCCTGGAACGTTATCCCGAACTCAAGATCACCGCCATCGACCGCGAACCCGCCCAGCTGAATCGCGCCCGGCCCTATTTCTCAGCCCGGCCCGCATTTCATACCCGCGTCGAGTTCGTCCAGATGGACGCCGGCCATCTCGAATTTCCGGACCAACACTTCGACGGCGCCTGGTTCATTTGGGTCCTGGAGCACGTCGCGGATCCTCTGGCCATGCTGCGGGAGACCAGAAGGGTTTTGGCCCCGGGTGGAACCGTCATCCTCACGGAGGTTTGGAACTCAGGACTCTTCATTCATCCAACCCAGCCCCATCTGCAAGCCTACTGGAAAGCCTATAACACACTGCAGGAAGAGATCGGCGGCGACCCCTGCGTGGGGGTGAAACTCGGCCATCTCCTTCTGCAAGCCGGATTCTCCGACATCCAAGTGGAACCACGCCCCCTCTTGTTCGACGCTCGCCATCCTGCCTCCCGCACCGCAATCTTTCAGTACTGGAGAGACCTTCTGCTCAGCGCTTCGCGTCCACTCCTGGAGCGGAAGCTCGTTTCCCAGACCACAGTCGAAGCGCTCCACCAGGAATTTGACTTCCTTGCTCGCATCGATGATTCAGTGTTTTTCTATGCTTTCATGCAAGCCCACGCCAGGGCCTGA
- a CDS encoding sel1 repeat family protein codes for MLASMIQCFSMLSCKPTPGPERPVKSLSRRLAGAACGLLLLAVSCSDKSDSPPKPTSRNTSNSLSLATSTNPVPPPASIPIAPDPNVAVTTAPPTIVEVTPPKAAAPPPVAALPTDPPAAVSTLPPALGIADREAAFLRAMRMLKSASATERSNALQQIQASAEAGLPAAQHNLGVFYLHGTGVASNQAAATRWLRQSAEQGFAEAQFKLSALLVSQGEAPLEEAAGWLEKASAQGHAEAAYQLGVIRLRGIRNQPDPAGAARAFRVAADRGHVKSQVNLGVLLFHGGAGETNRNEALTWYRRAADQGHPGARFNLGTALAKGDGIDQDLVSAYFWLSLAAQQGDQDAEAAVKETVATMTPAQLAEGVRRVSAYRRSTRAEAPSSPSNPP; via the coding sequence TTGCTCGCATCGATGATTCAGTGTTTTTCTATGCTTTCATGCAAGCCCACGCCAGGGCCTGAGCGCCCGGTCAAATCTCTCAGCCGGCGACTCGCCGGCGCTGCTTGCGGGCTGCTCCTTCTGGCCGTGTCTTGCTCCGACAAATCAGACTCCCCCCCGAAGCCAACCTCCCGGAACACGTCGAATTCTCTATCCCTAGCCACTTCGACGAACCCGGTCCCTCCTCCCGCATCCATCCCGATCGCTCCCGATCCCAACGTCGCAGTCACAACTGCACCGCCCACGATCGTGGAAGTCACACCGCCGAAAGCCGCTGCCCCCCCTCCTGTCGCGGCGCTCCCCACGGATCCGCCGGCCGCGGTTTCCACTCTGCCGCCGGCCCTCGGGATCGCGGACCGGGAAGCCGCTTTTCTGCGGGCCATGCGAATGTTGAAGTCGGCTTCGGCCACCGAACGCAGCAACGCCCTGCAACAAATTCAAGCGAGCGCCGAGGCTGGCCTCCCCGCGGCGCAACACAATCTCGGCGTGTTCTACCTGCATGGGACAGGGGTGGCCAGCAACCAAGCCGCGGCAACCCGCTGGTTGCGGCAGTCTGCAGAACAGGGCTTTGCCGAGGCTCAGTTCAAACTCAGCGCTCTTCTCGTCTCCCAGGGGGAAGCGCCGCTGGAGGAGGCCGCCGGATGGCTTGAAAAGGCATCCGCCCAAGGCCACGCCGAGGCCGCCTACCAACTCGGAGTCATCCGGCTGCGGGGAATCAGAAACCAACCGGACCCGGCGGGCGCCGCTCGCGCCTTCCGAGTGGCCGCCGATCGAGGACATGTCAAATCTCAGGTGAATCTCGGGGTGCTCCTTTTTCACGGCGGCGCCGGCGAAACCAACCGCAATGAGGCGTTGACATGGTACCGACGCGCCGCGGATCAAGGCCACCCCGGCGCCCGCTTCAATCTCGGCACCGCGCTCGCCAAGGGCGATGGAATCGATCAAGACTTGGTCAGCGCCTATTTCTGGCTTTCGCTCGCCGCTCAACAGGGCGATCAGGACGCCGAAGCGGCCGTCAAAGAAACAGTGGCCACGATGACTCCCGCCCAACTGGCCGAAGGGGTCCGGCGCGTCTCAGCGTATCGCCGGAGCACTCGCGCGGAGGCTCCCTCCTCCCCGTCCAACCCACCTTGA
- a CDS encoding PhoPQ-activated pathogenicity produces the protein MKLTLPRRLPNSIRGLALFAALVACSSPHLAAASKTPYRSSETALDRYVRTPDASYRHQRVKTHEGPGFKAHVLEMTSQTWLTTNEVDRPEWKHWLTIIQPAEVKSQKALLFIEGGGNGPNPPKSPDEKIAQIALRTKSVTAQLRMVPNQPLVFAGETEKRSEDSMIAYTWDKFLRTGDEKWPARLPMTKSAVRAMDAVSEYCATAEGGGVQIDGFVIAGGSKRGWTTWTAAAVDKRVVGVIPFVIDVLNMEPSMQHHYASYGFWAPAVGDYEAQGIMNWMGTPEMKALLKIEEPYEYRDRLTMPKFIVNSAGDQFFLPDSARFYFDDLPGTKYLRYVPNSDHGLKNTDALLTLLACYDAVIYNRPLPQFTWNHPRAGEVKVRTQTRPSEVKLWTATNPKARDFRLDTLGPLYQSQPLSDQGNGSYAAKVAKPESGFTAYFVELTFPNETQPFKFTTDVRVVPDVAPHRWVPKPVR, from the coding sequence ATGAAACTTACCTTGCCCCGCCGCCTCCCGAATTCCATTCGCGGATTGGCCCTGTTCGCAGCCCTCGTCGCGTGCTCCAGCCCGCACCTTGCGGCCGCCTCGAAAACCCCTTATCGATCCAGTGAAACGGCCTTGGACCGCTACGTCCGAACACCCGACGCTTCCTACCGTCATCAACGGGTCAAAACCCACGAGGGCCCGGGGTTCAAAGCCCACGTGCTGGAGATGACGTCTCAAACCTGGCTCACAACCAATGAAGTCGATCGTCCGGAGTGGAAGCATTGGCTGACCATCATTCAACCCGCGGAGGTGAAAAGCCAGAAGGCGCTGCTCTTCATCGAAGGAGGCGGGAACGGACCCAACCCTCCCAAGTCTCCCGACGAAAAAATCGCGCAGATCGCGTTGCGCACGAAATCCGTCACCGCCCAACTCCGCATGGTGCCGAACCAACCGCTCGTGTTCGCCGGGGAAACCGAAAAACGCAGCGAGGACTCCATGATCGCTTACACGTGGGACAAGTTTCTCCGAACCGGTGACGAAAAATGGCCGGCCCGTCTCCCGATGACGAAAAGCGCGGTTCGAGCGATGGATGCCGTCAGCGAATACTGCGCCACAGCCGAAGGGGGAGGTGTCCAAATCGACGGTTTCGTCATCGCGGGGGGCTCGAAGCGCGGCTGGACGACCTGGACCGCTGCGGCCGTGGACAAACGCGTTGTGGGCGTCATCCCGTTCGTCATCGACGTGCTCAACATGGAACCCTCGATGCAACACCATTACGCCTCGTACGGCTTTTGGGCCCCCGCCGTGGGCGACTACGAAGCCCAAGGCATCATGAACTGGATGGGCACGCCGGAGATGAAAGCGTTGCTGAAAATCGAGGAGCCTTACGAGTATCGCGACCGGCTGACCATGCCCAAATTCATCGTCAATTCCGCCGGAGACCAGTTCTTCCTGCCGGACTCGGCCCGCTTCTACTTCGACGACCTGCCGGGCACCAAATACCTCCGCTACGTGCCCAACTCCGATCACGGACTGAAAAACACGGACGCGCTCCTCACCCTGCTGGCCTGCTACGACGCGGTGATCTACAACCGTCCCCTCCCCCAATTCACCTGGAATCATCCGCGCGCCGGGGAAGTCAAGGTTCGGACCCAGACGCGACCTTCAGAAGTGAAGCTTTGGACGGCCACCAACCCCAAAGCTCGTGACTTCCGCCTCGACACGCTGGGTCCCCTTTACCAGAGCCAACCCCTCAGCGATCAGGGCAACGGAAGCTATGCCGCCAAAGTGGCCAAGCCCGAATCCGGCTTCACCGCTTACTTTGTCGAGTTGACCTTCCCCAACGAAACTCAGCCGTTCAAGTTCACCACCGACGTCCGCGTGGTCCCTGACGTCGCCCCTCACCGATGGGTCCCCAAACCAGTGCGATGA
- a CDS encoding AAA family ATPase, with protein sequence MIKPWAESPQHNREFEKEMVEKLVQARASIRELLAQVIVGQDEVVEQILIALFSGGHCLITGAPGLAKTLLVKSIARIFHLKFQRIQFTPDLMPADITGTEILQESDQGRRMTFLQGPVFANMLLADEINRTPPKTQAALLEAMQEHQVSAAGVRHVLPEPFFVLATQNPLEMEGTYPLPEAQLDRFMFNVVIDYLGEDDEVKVVARTTTHESAVIEPLFHGEDVLRFHEVVRRVPVAEDIIRYAVKLAASSRPRRAGSAAWVNDWISWGAGLRAAQFLVLGGKARALLQGRSHVTVGDIQSLAPAVLRHRILLNYRAEAEGATVEQVIGRLIEALQTQAVVAKK encoded by the coding sequence ATGATTAAACCATGGGCGGAATCGCCCCAACACAATCGCGAGTTCGAGAAGGAAATGGTGGAGAAGCTGGTTCAGGCCAGGGCTTCGATCCGGGAGTTACTGGCCCAAGTGATCGTGGGCCAGGACGAGGTGGTGGAGCAGATCCTGATCGCCTTGTTTTCGGGGGGGCATTGTTTGATTACCGGCGCCCCGGGGCTGGCAAAGACCCTCTTGGTGAAATCGATCGCGCGCATTTTTCATCTGAAGTTCCAGCGCATCCAATTCACGCCTGATTTGATGCCGGCGGACATCACGGGCACGGAGATTTTGCAGGAGAGTGACCAGGGACGGAGGATGACCTTTCTGCAGGGACCGGTTTTCGCCAACATGCTTTTGGCGGACGAAATCAACCGCACGCCGCCCAAGACGCAGGCCGCGTTGCTGGAAGCGATGCAGGAGCATCAGGTGAGCGCGGCGGGTGTGCGGCACGTGTTGCCCGAGCCGTTTTTCGTGCTGGCTACTCAAAATCCCCTCGAGATGGAGGGAACGTATCCGCTCCCCGAGGCGCAGCTCGACCGTTTCATGTTCAACGTGGTCATCGATTACCTGGGCGAGGACGACGAGGTGAAGGTGGTGGCGCGCACGACGACCCACGAATCGGCAGTGATCGAGCCGTTGTTTCACGGCGAGGACGTGCTTCGTTTTCACGAGGTCGTGCGCCGGGTGCCGGTCGCGGAAGACATCATCCGCTATGCGGTGAAGCTGGCGGCCTCTTCGCGACCCCGCCGCGCGGGTTCCGCCGCCTGGGTGAACGATTGGATCAGTTGGGGGGCGGGCCTTCGCGCCGCGCAGTTCCTCGTCTTGGGAGGCAAGGCGCGCGCCTTGCTCCAGGGCCGTTCGCACGTCACGGTGGGGGATATTCAGAGTTTGGCTCCGGCGGTATTGCGCCACCGCATCCTGCTGAACTACCGGGCGGAAGCCGAGGGTGCGACCGTCGAGCAAGTGATAGGCCGTCTGATTGAAGCCTTGCAGACCCAAGCGGTGGTGGCGAAGAAATAG
- a CDS encoding SRPBCC family protein has protein sequence MRKKILGVVLVLVVVFVVAVSSRPAQFSIERSATMAAPPSRVFEHVDDFRKWESWSPWAKLDPSMKVEFSGASSGPGAVYHWTGNQEVGEGRMTLLESQTSERVKIRLEFIKPFATVNLTESSFREEGGRTTVRWAMSGENSFFMKAFHLFMNMDKMVGKDFEKGLANLKAVVESSAPKPKEPVKSPNP, from the coding sequence ATGCGCAAGAAAATCCTCGGCGTGGTGCTGGTGTTGGTGGTGGTTTTCGTCGTGGCGGTGTCTTCGCGGCCCGCCCAGTTCAGCATTGAACGCTCGGCGACGATGGCGGCGCCGCCGTCGAGAGTCTTTGAACACGTCGACGACTTTCGCAAGTGGGAGTCATGGTCGCCCTGGGCCAAACTGGATCCCTCGATGAAGGTTGAGTTTTCCGGCGCGAGCTCGGGGCCCGGGGCGGTTTATCATTGGACGGGCAATCAAGAAGTGGGGGAGGGGCGCATGACGTTGCTCGAGAGCCAGACATCCGAGCGCGTCAAGATCAGGCTGGAGTTCATCAAGCCCTTTGCGACCGTGAACCTGACGGAGTCCAGCTTTCGAGAGGAAGGAGGACGGACGACTGTGCGGTGGGCCATGAGCGGCGAGAACAGTTTCTTCATGAAGGCGTTCCACCTTTTCATGAACATGGACAAGATGGTGGGCAAGGATTTCGAGAAGGGGTTGGCGAATCTGAAAGCGGTCGTGGAATCGAGCGCGCCCAAGCCCAAGGAGCCGGTGAAATCGCCGAATCCCTAG
- a CDS encoding DUF4159 domain-containing protein, whose amino-acid sequence MNTHWFRRSWTVALLVAGSLAAAPRTAREMERHSVAFPEWTVPPEFRRDVFTFARIEYSSPFGGGYYYGSPRWAIDAPDSDLNLSYRLQQMTSLRVDPEGRIFKLTDSELWDHPFIYIVEPGGLQFSEDEVKALRTFLLNGGFLMVDDFWGEREWENFYAEIKRVFPDREPEELSMDHPIFHCVFDLGQDKQALQVPNVYTGIRSQRTGVTWERDGRDLSIRGIYDDRGRLMVVICHNTDNGDGWEREGENEYYFRTFSEKRAYPLGINVVFYAMTH is encoded by the coding sequence ATGAACACCCACTGGTTTCGACGGAGTTGGACGGTCGCCTTGCTCGTGGCGGGGAGTCTGGCGGCCGCGCCGCGAACCGCCCGTGAGATGGAGCGCCACAGCGTGGCCTTTCCGGAGTGGACCGTTCCGCCGGAGTTCCGCCGGGATGTGTTCACCTTCGCGCGCATCGAGTACTCGAGTCCGTTTGGAGGCGGTTACTACTACGGATCGCCCCGGTGGGCCATTGACGCTCCCGACAGCGACTTGAATTTGTCGTATCGACTCCAGCAAATGACCTCCTTGCGGGTCGATCCCGAGGGGCGGATCTTCAAGTTGACGGATTCCGAACTTTGGGATCATCCCTTCATTTACATTGTGGAGCCGGGCGGGCTGCAATTCTCGGAGGACGAGGTCAAGGCGCTTCGAACCTTCCTGCTCAACGGCGGGTTTTTGATGGTGGATGATTTCTGGGGCGAGCGCGAGTGGGAGAACTTTTACGCCGAGATCAAACGTGTGTTTCCCGACCGCGAGCCGGAGGAACTGTCGATGGATCATCCGATTTTCCACTGTGTTTTTGATTTGGGGCAGGACAAGCAGGCCTTGCAAGTGCCCAACGTCTACACCGGCATCCGCAGCCAAAGGACGGGCGTGACGTGGGAGCGCGACGGAAGAGATTTGAGCATTCGCGGGATTTACGACGACCGGGGGCGCTTGATGGTGGTCATTTGTCACAACACGGACAACGGCGACGGATGGGAAAGGGAGGGCGAGAACGAGTATTACTTCCGCACCTTTTCGGAAAAAAGGGCGTATCCTTTGGGGATCAACGTGGTCTTTTACGCCATGACGCACTGA
- a CDS encoding PQQ-like beta-propeller repeat protein — MSMNLLHIRTFVAGVWTMAMMAWSVQAADGQLRWVSSPEAGWPQFRGPSRDGVSRETGLLQSWPEGGPKRIWEVQGLGRGYSSPILVGSRVFVTGDVGDHLKISALDLSGRSIWSVTNGAAWKDPYPGARSTVTFFGGRLFHMNAHGRLVCLDPANGREHWSIDVLQKFEGENITWGLSECLAVDEHGVYVTAGGKKALVAALSTQDGSVLWRTPGYQDAAAGGKWESASYVSPILVEQGGKRWLVGSSLKNLFCVDARTGALQWMEKRPTTYSVLAMPPVVVGNGIFTTAPHGKGGHWFKLSVEGGKSRAEEGWQTRLDTCQGGVVVWDGKIIGAHYSSRKGWVALDAKSGEVLYDMADRVKGSALAADGRVYAYSEDGWVLLLESGKSGFEIRGRFRFAEASAMDAWAHPVLLDGRLYLRYHDRLACFDVKAK; from the coding sequence ATGAGCATGAACCTCCTTCACATTCGAACGTTCGTCGCCGGCGTGTGGACCATGGCGATGATGGCCTGGTCCGTCCAGGCAGCCGACGGCCAACTCCGCTGGGTATCTTCTCCGGAAGCCGGCTGGCCTCAATTCCGGGGGCCGTCGCGGGACGGCGTCAGCCGGGAAACAGGACTTTTGCAGTCCTGGCCGGAAGGCGGACCGAAACGGATTTGGGAAGTCCAGGGATTGGGCCGCGGATACTCTTCTCCCATTCTCGTGGGATCACGAGTTTTCGTGACCGGAGACGTGGGGGATCATCTAAAGATCTCGGCGTTGGACCTTTCCGGTCGTTCGATCTGGAGCGTGACGAACGGCGCGGCCTGGAAGGATCCCTATCCCGGGGCTCGTTCGACCGTGACCTTTTTCGGTGGTCGCCTTTTCCACATGAACGCCCACGGGCGGCTGGTCTGTTTGGATCCGGCGAACGGACGGGAGCACTGGTCCATCGATGTGTTGCAGAAATTCGAAGGCGAGAACATCACCTGGGGGCTCAGCGAGTGTTTGGCGGTGGATGAGCACGGTGTCTATGTGACGGCAGGAGGAAAGAAGGCGCTGGTCGCGGCGTTGTCCACGCAGGACGGCAGTGTGTTATGGAGAACCCCCGGATATCAGGACGCGGCGGCCGGGGGGAAGTGGGAGAGTGCGAGTTATGTTTCGCCCATTTTGGTGGAGCAAGGGGGGAAGCGCTGGCTCGTGGGATCTTCGTTGAAGAATCTTTTCTGTGTGGATGCGCGGACGGGCGCGCTGCAATGGATGGAGAAGCGGCCGACCACCTACTCTGTGTTGGCGATGCCTCCGGTCGTGGTGGGAAATGGAATTTTCACGACGGCGCCGCACGGCAAAGGCGGGCATTGGTTCAAATTGAGCGTGGAGGGCGGGAAATCAAGAGCCGAAGAGGGCTGGCAGACCCGGTTGGATACCTGCCAGGGCGGGGTTGTGGTGTGGGATGGAAAGATCATCGGCGCGCATTATTCCTCCCGCAAAGGTTGGGTCGCCTTGGATGCGAAGTCGGGCGAGGTGCTCTATGACATGGCGGATCGCGTGAAAGGGTCGGCGCTGGCGGCGGACGGGCGCGTCTACGCTTACAGCGAGGACGGATGGGTTTTGCTTCTGGAATCCGGAAAATCGGGTTTTGAAATTCGGGGGCGATTTCGCTTCGCGGAAGCTTCCGCGATGGACGCCTGGGCGCATCCGGTGTTGTTGGATGGACGATTGTATCTTCGCTATCATGACCGCCTCGCCTGCTTCGATGTGAAAGCGAAGTGA
- a CDS encoding CAAX prenyl protease-related protein: MLSSWAQNPTAVRVAPFALYLALTFLQGKLGEASLYWGYALKTVLAGALVLAWRKHVPEMRWAFSLPAAFIGLLVLVIWVGLDPYYPAIGRSGPGWNPHRFFGQDSPWAWFFIVLRILGSGLIVPMLEEVFYRSFMTRYWSSADFTSVPLSQRDYRGAAITAVAFGFAHSEWLAGILCGVCYQWLVWRRGQLGEAMTAHAITNILLGIWIAWQGAWIFW, encoded by the coding sequence ATGCTGTCCTCTTGGGCTCAAAATCCAACCGCAGTGCGAGTGGCGCCGTTCGCGCTCTATCTCGCCCTCACTTTCTTGCAAGGCAAGCTGGGCGAAGCCTCACTCTATTGGGGCTACGCGCTCAAAACCGTGCTGGCCGGCGCTCTCGTTCTCGCCTGGCGCAAACATGTCCCCGAAATGAGATGGGCCTTCAGCCTGCCCGCCGCGTTCATCGGCCTTCTCGTGCTGGTGATTTGGGTCGGACTCGACCCCTACTATCCCGCCATCGGTCGCAGCGGACCGGGCTGGAATCCTCACCGTTTCTTCGGACAAGACAGCCCCTGGGCTTGGTTCTTCATCGTGCTGCGTATTTTGGGTTCAGGACTGATCGTTCCCATGCTGGAGGAGGTTTTTTACCGGTCGTTCATGACACGCTATTGGTCCAGCGCCGATTTCACCTCGGTTCCGCTGAGCCAGCGGGATTATCGGGGCGCGGCTATTACCGCCGTCGCCTTCGGCTTCGCCCATTCAGAATGGCTCGCCGGCATTCTCTGTGGCGTCTGCTATCAGTGGCTGGTGTGGCGCCGGGGCCAACTGGGTGAAGCCATGACGGCGCACGCGATCACCAACATCCTGTTGGGAATCTGGATCGCCTGGCAGGGAGCTTGGATCTTCTGGTGA
- a CDS encoding AAA family ATPase, which yields MYLEYYGLKEPPFDITPNPRFLFFSAKHREAFNHLLYGIRERKGFVQLTGEVGAGKTTLCRALLEQLGDRFSTALILNPVLDADQLMKAIAMEFGLKVKGMDRLETVAAINEFLLEHAHQNRDAVLIIDESQDLTNDLLEQVRLLSNLKTDDRKLLQIVLMGQPELRDRLDDHRLRQLRQRITVRYHPRPLRFAELGQYIHHRLQVSGARGAPYFSAPALWRIHRYSGGIPRLVNALCDKCLLAGFVRQTDRIDYRTAGLAIRELEGKLDS from the coding sequence GTGTATCTCGAATACTACGGACTCAAGGAGCCGCCATTCGACATCACCCCAAACCCGCGCTTCCTTTTTTTTAGCGCCAAACATCGCGAAGCCTTCAATCACCTCCTCTACGGCATTCGCGAGCGCAAGGGCTTCGTCCAGCTCACCGGCGAGGTCGGCGCGGGCAAGACCACACTCTGCCGCGCTTTGCTCGAACAGCTCGGAGACCGCTTCTCCACCGCCTTGATCCTGAATCCCGTGCTGGACGCCGACCAGCTCATGAAGGCCATCGCCATGGAGTTCGGGCTCAAAGTCAAAGGCATGGACCGCCTGGAGACGGTCGCCGCCATCAACGAATTCCTCCTTGAACACGCCCACCAGAATCGCGACGCCGTCCTCATCATCGACGAATCGCAGGACCTGACCAACGACTTGCTGGAACAAGTCAGGCTGCTGTCGAATCTGAAAACGGACGATCGGAAACTCCTGCAGATCGTGCTCATGGGCCAGCCCGAGCTGAGGGACCGGCTCGACGATCACCGGCTTCGTCAGTTGCGGCAGCGCATTACCGTGCGATATCACCCTCGCCCCTTGAGATTCGCGGAACTGGGGCAATACATCCACCATCGGCTCCAAGTCTCCGGAGCCAGAGGAGCACCCTACTTTTCCGCCCCCGCGCTCTGGCGCATTCACCGCTACAGCGGAGGCATTCCCAGGCTGGTCAACGCGCTCTGTGACAAATGTCTGCTTGCCGGTTTCGTCCGCCAGACGGATCGCATCGATTACCGCACTGCCGGGTTGGCAATTCGCGAACTTGAAGGGAAACTCGACTCATGA
- a CDS encoding tryptophan synthase subunit alpha, with the protein MNRIAGRFEALKQRKQKGLIVYIGAGDPHLAATRDLAWGFDEAGVDVLELGVPFSDPLADGIVNQLAAQRGLSSGATPPKVLATVAEIRRRSQIPIVLYIYYNLLHRVGLEKFIRDAAAAGVDGLLVLDLPPEESENYETLMETHGLCRIYLVAPTTPEERISLIVRRATGFVYYVSREGVTGMRDTIADTIPARAALIRAHTALPLAIGFGISNPDQARQVAAYGDAIVVGSAIVNRIAELGDTPALVPTVAGWVRTLAQAIRE; encoded by the coding sequence ATGAATCGCATTGCGGGGCGTTTCGAGGCGCTCAAACAGCGGAAGCAAAAAGGATTGATCGTGTACATTGGGGCGGGCGATCCCCATTTAGCCGCCACCCGGGACTTGGCGTGGGGCTTTGACGAGGCGGGGGTGGACGTGCTGGAGCTGGGTGTTCCCTTCAGCGATCCTCTCGCCGACGGCATTGTCAATCAACTGGCGGCGCAACGTGGGTTGTCCTCGGGTGCGACTCCACCCAAGGTTCTGGCGACCGTCGCGGAGATTCGACGGCGATCGCAGATCCCGATCGTGCTCTACATCTACTACAACCTGCTGCATCGGGTGGGATTGGAGAAGTTCATTCGCGACGCGGCCGCCGCGGGTGTGGACGGATTGCTGGTGCTGGATTTGCCGCCGGAGGAATCCGAAAATTACGAGACCTTGATGGAAACGCACGGACTCTGCCGGATTTATTTGGTCGCGCCGACGACTCCGGAGGAACGCATCAGTCTGATTGTGCGGCGGGCCACGGGATTCGTGTATTATGTTTCCCGGGAAGGCGTCACCGGCATGAGGGACACCATTGCGGACACGATTCCGGCGAGGGCGGCGCTCATTCGCGCCCACACGGCGCTTCCGCTGGCGATTGGATTTGGGATTTCGAATCCTGATCAAGCGCGGCAGGTGGCGGCCTATGGGGATGCCATCGTGGTTGGGAGCGCGATTGTAAACCGCATTGCCGAGCTTGGCGATACGCCCGCATTGGTGCCCACGGTGGCGGGTTGGGTGCGCACCCTGGCCCAAGCCATCCGTGAATAA
- a CDS encoding mannose-1-phosphate guanyltransferase, with product MATKKSSQSKRGAVPSATGSNRFVIIMAGGRGERFWPVSREKSPKQLVKMLGEESLLQQAVRRVLPLVPEKNILVITQEAQVAETRKQLPKIPKDNIVAEPVGRDTCAAVTLGAAIVGARCTTAVMAVLPADHVIPDEKDFQKVLADCFDLAGRGQVIVTIGIPPTEPATGYGYIQFGNPLPAPHGAKPYKTHFHKAERFVEKPVYEKAVEYVQSGQYRWNAGMFVWSFVTITEGLAKHQPEMAEACRRWFAAASQGKLAKVLAKEYPEIKRISIDYALMERAQNVVVADGSFGWDDLGAWNALSRHLKSDAEGNCAQADFLHVDAARNLVIDARTSKRGPIALVGLRDAIVVQTDDALLVMHKSQAQKVKELVKRLGEDPKRKHLL from the coding sequence ATGGCCACGAAGAAGTCATCCCAAAGTAAACGGGGCGCCGTCCCGTCGGCGACCGGGTCGAACCGCTTCGTCATCATCATGGCGGGCGGGCGCGGCGAGCGCTTTTGGCCTGTGAGCCGGGAGAAATCTCCCAAACAGTTGGTGAAGATGCTCGGGGAGGAGAGCTTGCTGCAACAGGCGGTCCGGCGGGTTCTGCCTTTGGTGCCGGAGAAGAACATTCTGGTGATCACCCAGGAAGCTCAAGTCGCCGAGACGAGGAAGCAGTTGCCGAAGATTCCCAAGGACAACATCGTCGCCGAGCCGGTGGGACGCGACACCTGCGCGGCGGTGACCTTGGGCGCGGCGATCGTGGGGGCGCGCTGCACGACGGCCGTTATGGCGGTCCTTCCGGCGGACCACGTCATCCCGGACGAAAAGGATTTTCAGAAGGTCCTGGCTGATTGTTTCGATTTGGCCGGCCGGGGCCAGGTGATCGTCACCATTGGAATCCCGCCCACGGAGCCGGCCACAGGTTATGGCTACATTCAGTTCGGAAATCCTTTACCCGCGCCGCATGGGGCCAAGCCCTACAAGACGCATTTTCACAAGGCCGAGCGGTTTGTGGAGAAACCGGTCTACGAGAAGGCGGTGGAGTATGTCCAGAGCGGCCAGTATCGCTGGAACGCGGGGATGTTTGTCTGGTCGTTTGTCACGATTACCGAGGGATTGGCGAAGCATCAACCGGAAATGGCGGAAGCCTGCCGCCGATGGTTCGCGGCGGCCTCCCAGGGCAAGCTGGCCAAAGTGCTGGCCAAGGAATATCCGGAGATCAAGCGGATCTCCATCGATTACGCGTTGATGGAGCGAGCGCAGAACGTGGTGGTGGCGGACGGTTCGTTTGGGTGGGACGACTTGGGCGCCTGGAACGCGCTGTCCCGCCACCTGAAGTCCGACGCGGAAGGAAACTGCGCCCAAGCGGATTTTCTGCATGTGGACGCGGCCCGCAATTTGGTCATCGATGCCCGGACTTCGAAGCGCGGGCCCATCGCCTTGGTGGGTTTGCGGGACGCGATCGTGGTGCAGACGGACGACGCGTTGCTGGTGATGCACAAATCCCAGGCGCAAAAAGTGAAGGAGCTTGTGAAGCGGTTGGGGGAGGACCCCAAACGGAAGCATTTGCTTTAG